A region from the Arthrobacter gengyunqii genome encodes:
- a CDS encoding MarR family winged helix-turn-helix transcriptional regulator, with protein MSSTTASDANGYWYPGIPDREPARAVLKALREYRAAEQEMRQRIRNDLNINEKDLQALHYLMHAYQHGNALGPTDLSRLMSISTASTTALIDRLVGSGHVERQIHPTDRRALKLVPTDKSHVDMQTSLQRFHERMMDIASSLSPKDANVVTRFLLALTETVDQEPQAPWNSVPIAGPS; from the coding sequence ATGTCTTCCACGACGGCGTCAGACGCAAATGGCTACTGGTACCCCGGCATCCCGGACCGTGAGCCCGCAAGAGCGGTGCTCAAAGCCCTGAGGGAATACCGTGCTGCGGAACAGGAAATGCGGCAGCGGATCCGGAATGACCTGAACATCAACGAAAAAGATCTGCAGGCGCTGCATTACCTGATGCACGCTTACCAGCATGGAAACGCCTTGGGCCCCACAGATTTGAGCCGTCTGATGTCCATCTCGACGGCGTCGACCACGGCGCTCATCGACCGTCTCGTCGGAAGCGGACACGTCGAACGGCAAATCCACCCCACCGACCGGCGGGCGCTGAAGCTGGTTCCAACCGACAAGTCCCACGTGGACATGCAGACGAGCCTGCAGCGGTTTCACGAGCGCATGATGGACATCGCTTCGTCGCTTTCACCCAAGGATGCGAACGTCGTGACACGGTTTCTTCTGGCGTTGACCGAGACCGTCGACCAGGAACCCCAGGCACCCTGGAATTCCGTTCCGATCGCCGGCCCTTCCTGA
- a CDS encoding Fpg/Nei family DNA glycosylase, translated as MPEGDTVWRAARELKTALAGQTLTKCDIRVPKFATTDFTGRTVTDVVARGKHLLIRLGDEDNGWILHSHLKMEGLWHVYDRGQRWRRPAFKARCVLETSRHQVVGFDLGFLRVLPRSEEDDAVGYLGPDLLGADWDAEEALRRIQSVPERPIGLALLDQRNLAGIGNVYRCEICFLAGVHPLTPVGNVRNLPRMIDLSKRLLEANKTRSRRITTGNMGGDPLWVYNRETRGCLRCGTKVAHELVGDNALELRDLYYCPHCQPVSTASSG; from the coding sequence ATGCCTGAAGGCGATACGGTCTGGCGCGCCGCCCGGGAACTCAAGACTGCACTGGCCGGTCAGACGCTCACTAAATGCGACATCCGCGTACCCAAATTCGCCACCACCGACTTCACCGGCCGCACCGTTACCGACGTCGTCGCACGCGGCAAGCATCTCCTGATCCGGCTCGGTGATGAGGACAACGGCTGGATTCTCCACTCCCACCTCAAAATGGAGGGGCTGTGGCACGTCTACGACCGCGGCCAGCGATGGCGCCGTCCGGCGTTCAAGGCGCGGTGCGTCCTGGAGACGTCGCGACATCAGGTTGTCGGCTTTGATCTTGGTTTCCTTCGTGTCCTGCCGCGCTCCGAAGAGGACGACGCCGTCGGTTACCTTGGCCCCGATCTGCTGGGCGCGGACTGGGACGCGGAAGAAGCGCTGCGGCGGATTCAGTCCGTCCCGGAACGCCCCATCGGGCTGGCGTTGCTGGATCAGCGCAATCTGGCGGGGATCGGGAACGTCTACCGCTGCGAGATTTGTTTCCTGGCCGGGGTGCATCCCCTGACTCCGGTTGGCAACGTGCGGAACCTTCCGCGGATGATCGATCTGTCCAAGCGGCTGCTCGAAGCCAACAAGACACGCAGCCGGAGAATTACCACCGGAAACATGGGTGGAGATCCGCTCTGGGTCTACAACAGGGAAACCCGCGGCTGCCTCCGCTGCGGAACGAAGGTGGCCCACGAGCTTGTCGGGGATAACGCGCTGGAGTTGCGGGACCTGTACTACTGTCCGCATTGCCAGCCGGTTTCAACGGCCTCCTCCGGCTAA
- a CDS encoding DNA glycosylase AlkZ-like family protein produces MTSGASVLQKFTPATREWFEGAFAAPTPAQTGAWDAISKGANALVVAPTGSGKTLAAFLWALDSFIASAAATGTIAQPVPADGVTAPGRKKNTAPKRKTKVLYISPLKALGVDVERNLRSPLIGITQTAKRLGLPTPSITVGVRSGDTPQNERRTLLTRPPDILITTPESLFLMLTSRARETLAEVETVIVDEVHAVAGTKRGAHLAVTLARLDAMLPKPVQRIGLSATVEPHETVARFLGGNAPVQIVAPAAKKSWDLTVTVPVEDMSDLGGTPAAEDTVEGGYAPQASIWPHVEEKIVDLIETNRSTIVFANSRRLAERLTARLNEIHAYRQEAAALSMTATGMEGANAAVGTAADDDTAEAVLTGAGSAPSAAAVSAPSAEATGSGGSAAAGGSAASAGAAALPTARPPAQLMAQAGVSIRYRQPDEIAVAVDDDNPVLARAHHGSVSKDQRALIEDDLKSGRLRCVVATSSLELGIDMGAVDLVIQVESPPSVASGLQRVGRAGHQVGETSQGVMFPKHRGDLLNTAVVAERMLAGQIEPLYIPANPLDILAQQTVAASALGSIDVEEWFDVVRQSAPFAGLPRSAFDATLDLLAGRYPSDEFAELRPRIVWDRSEGTITGRPGAQRLAVTSGGTIPDRGLFGVYLVGDSEGKNSRRVGELDEEMVYESRVGDVFALGATSWRIEDITHDRVLVSPAFGQPGKLPFWRGDSLGRPVELGRALGGFVRELSGADDDTAAKRLAAVGLDAWAAGNLMTYLREQQQATDVVPNDRSLVVERFHDELGDWRVVLHSPYGMPVHAPWALAVGARLHQRYGLDGSAMASDDGIVLRVPLMEDEPPGAELFIFDADELDSIVTAEVGGSALFASRFRECAARALLLPRQNPGKRTPLWQQRQRSAQLLDVAKKYPTFPIVLETVRECLQDVYDLPALKDIASGIERREIRLVETTTPSPSPFARSLLFGYVGAFLYEGDSPLAERRAAALSLDPTLLNELLGRAELRELLDARIIAQTERELQRLADDRRVRGVEGVADLLRLLGPLTVPEVAGRLQPGESEQTATTATATTASAPSTIAAAVHDAPGSEVAGDEAPGTDAAGPASSGASSEYALELLEQLVRSNRALKVGVAGQQRYAAIEDAARLRDALGVPLPMGVPLAFIEPVADPLGDLIGRYARTHGPFTAAEAATRLGLGVAVVTTTLQRLAGEGRVVEGEFRPAETQILDAAAGVDQTPGAVITVPGAPAGTEWCDVEVLRRLRRRSLAALRSEVEPVEPATYARFLPVWQNVGSSLRGLDGVATVIDQLSGVPIPASAWEPLILGSRVRNYAPAMLDELTATGEVLWSGTGSLPGNDGWISLHLAENAPLTLNPAPDFVPSDVQQHLLDLLSGGGAYFFRQLADGLAAKDAESSDANIVSALWDLVWAGRISNDTFTPVRSLLAGGKTAHKQRAATPRARTARLGRLGRAPGASLTGSSMRLAAGGNQPTALRNAPPLVAGRWSMLPEVERDTTIHAHATAELLLDRYGVVTRGSVASEGTPGGFALLYRVLARLEEMGRCRRGYFIEQLGAAQFAVPATVDRLRSFSEDSQLRKPEPSAVALAATDPANPFGAALPWPTLDGGHRPGRKAGALVVLVDGNLALYAERGGKTLLTFTEDPAVLELSAAALVDIIRRGAAEKMAIEKVNGQEILDTDAARALTHAGFYTTPKGLRYRV; encoded by the coding sequence ATGACATCGGGAGCTTCGGTGCTGCAGAAATTCACCCCCGCCACCAGGGAGTGGTTCGAGGGTGCCTTCGCCGCGCCGACACCTGCACAAACCGGAGCATGGGACGCCATTTCAAAGGGTGCAAACGCATTGGTGGTGGCGCCCACCGGGTCGGGCAAAACCTTGGCTGCCTTCCTGTGGGCTTTGGACAGTTTTATCGCTTCGGCAGCTGCCACCGGCACCATCGCGCAACCCGTTCCGGCAGACGGCGTCACAGCACCCGGACGCAAGAAAAACACTGCACCCAAACGCAAGACCAAAGTTCTGTACATCTCGCCGCTGAAAGCCCTCGGCGTTGATGTGGAGCGGAACCTGCGCTCCCCCTTGATCGGCATTACCCAGACGGCCAAACGGCTGGGACTGCCGACACCGTCCATTACCGTCGGAGTCCGCTCGGGAGACACACCCCAGAACGAGCGCCGGACGCTGCTCACACGGCCGCCGGACATCCTCATCACGACGCCGGAATCACTGTTCCTCATGCTGACGTCCCGCGCCCGGGAAACCTTGGCCGAGGTGGAGACCGTCATCGTCGACGAGGTGCACGCAGTTGCCGGCACCAAGCGCGGTGCACATCTGGCAGTCACCTTGGCCCGTTTGGATGCGATGCTTCCCAAACCGGTCCAGCGGATCGGATTGTCCGCAACGGTGGAGCCCCATGAGACAGTCGCCCGGTTCCTGGGCGGTAACGCTCCGGTGCAGATCGTGGCTCCGGCAGCAAAGAAATCCTGGGACCTCACTGTGACAGTTCCTGTCGAGGACATGTCCGATCTGGGCGGCACTCCCGCCGCGGAAGACACCGTTGAGGGCGGATACGCGCCGCAGGCGAGCATTTGGCCGCACGTCGAGGAAAAAATCGTCGACCTCATCGAGACGAACCGCTCCACCATCGTGTTCGCCAATTCCCGCCGGCTGGCAGAACGGCTGACGGCAAGGCTCAACGAAATCCATGCCTACCGGCAGGAAGCCGCTGCCCTGTCAATGACCGCAACCGGCATGGAGGGTGCCAACGCCGCTGTAGGCACCGCGGCCGACGACGACACCGCTGAGGCTGTCTTGACGGGCGCCGGTTCCGCGCCGTCCGCCGCTGCTGTATCCGCACCTTCCGCCGAGGCCACCGGTTCCGGCGGGTCCGCCGCAGCAGGAGGCTCCGCTGCTTCCGCCGGAGCTGCGGCCCTGCCGACAGCGCGTCCGCCCGCACAACTCATGGCACAGGCAGGCGTGTCGATCCGCTACCGCCAGCCGGACGAGATCGCGGTCGCGGTCGACGACGACAACCCGGTTCTGGCCCGGGCCCACCACGGCTCAGTGTCCAAAGACCAGCGGGCCCTCATCGAGGATGACCTGAAATCCGGGCGGCTTCGCTGCGTCGTGGCCACGAGCTCGTTGGAACTGGGCATCGACATGGGAGCCGTGGACCTGGTCATCCAGGTCGAATCCCCGCCGTCAGTGGCCAGCGGCCTGCAGCGGGTGGGGCGTGCTGGACACCAGGTCGGCGAGACGTCCCAGGGTGTCATGTTCCCCAAGCACCGCGGAGACCTGCTGAATACGGCGGTGGTTGCCGAACGGATGCTGGCCGGTCAGATTGAGCCGCTGTACATACCCGCCAATCCCCTCGACATCCTTGCCCAGCAAACGGTCGCCGCGTCCGCACTCGGCTCCATCGACGTGGAGGAATGGTTCGACGTCGTCCGCCAATCCGCACCGTTCGCGGGCCTGCCCCGTTCCGCTTTTGACGCAACCCTTGACCTGCTGGCCGGCCGTTATCCGTCCGACGAATTCGCGGAGCTGCGGCCGCGCATTGTCTGGGACCGCTCCGAAGGCACCATCACCGGGCGGCCCGGCGCGCAGCGGCTGGCCGTGACCTCCGGCGGCACCATTCCGGACCGGGGACTGTTCGGCGTGTATCTGGTGGGCGATTCCGAGGGCAAGAACAGCCGCCGCGTCGGTGAACTTGATGAGGAAATGGTCTACGAATCCCGGGTGGGTGACGTCTTTGCGCTCGGCGCCACCAGCTGGCGGATTGAAGACATCACCCACGACCGGGTGCTCGTTTCCCCTGCGTTCGGGCAGCCCGGAAAGCTGCCGTTCTGGCGGGGGGATTCCCTCGGCCGGCCGGTGGAACTGGGCCGGGCGCTGGGCGGGTTTGTCCGTGAACTGTCCGGCGCCGATGATGACACCGCAGCCAAGCGGCTGGCCGCCGTCGGTCTCGACGCCTGGGCTGCCGGCAACCTGATGACCTATCTGCGGGAACAGCAGCAGGCCACCGATGTGGTGCCCAATGACAGGTCGCTGGTGGTGGAGCGTTTCCACGACGAGCTCGGCGATTGGCGGGTGGTCCTGCACAGTCCGTACGGAATGCCGGTGCACGCTCCCTGGGCTCTCGCCGTCGGCGCCCGGCTCCACCAGCGCTACGGGCTGGACGGATCGGCCATGGCCTCCGATGACGGCATCGTGCTGCGGGTGCCCCTGATGGAGGACGAACCGCCGGGGGCTGAGTTGTTCATCTTCGACGCGGATGAGCTCGACTCAATCGTGACCGCAGAGGTGGGCGGATCGGCCCTGTTCGCCTCGCGTTTCCGTGAATGCGCCGCGCGTGCCCTGCTGCTGCCGCGGCAGAATCCCGGAAAACGGACGCCGCTGTGGCAGCAGCGTCAGCGGTCCGCACAGTTGCTGGACGTCGCCAAAAAGTACCCGACGTTCCCCATCGTGCTCGAGACCGTGCGCGAATGCCTCCAAGATGTCTACGACCTGCCCGCCCTGAAAGACATTGCCTCCGGGATCGAGCGCCGTGAAATCCGGCTGGTGGAGACCACCACTCCCTCGCCGTCGCCCTTTGCCCGGTCCCTGCTCTTCGGCTACGTCGGCGCTTTCCTGTATGAGGGTGACTCTCCGCTGGCGGAACGGCGTGCGGCTGCCCTGTCTCTGGATCCGACCCTGCTCAATGAGCTGCTCGGCCGGGCGGAGCTGCGTGAACTGCTGGATGCCCGCATCATCGCCCAGACCGAACGAGAGCTGCAGCGGTTGGCCGATGATCGTCGGGTTCGGGGCGTTGAAGGCGTTGCGGACCTGCTGCGGCTGCTGGGTCCGCTGACCGTTCCCGAGGTCGCGGGCCGCCTGCAGCCCGGGGAGTCGGAGCAGACGGCGACGACGGCCACGGCGACGACGGCAAGCGCGCCAAGTACCATCGCCGCCGCTGTGCACGACGCTCCCGGAAGCGAGGTTGCCGGCGACGAGGCGCCCGGAACGGACGCTGCCGGACCTGCCTCATCCGGAGCATCGTCCGAGTATGCCCTCGAGCTGCTTGAGCAGCTGGTCCGGTCCAACCGGGCGCTGAAGGTCGGCGTCGCCGGACAGCAGCGCTACGCGGCCATCGAGGACGCCGCCCGCCTGCGCGATGCTTTGGGTGTGCCGTTGCCGATGGGTGTCCCTCTGGCCTTCATCGAACCGGTGGCTGATCCCCTGGGTGACCTGATTGGCCGCTACGCACGCACCCACGGCCCCTTTACCGCCGCGGAAGCCGCAACGCGGCTGGGACTGGGCGTCGCCGTCGTAACCACCACCTTGCAGCGGCTGGCCGGTGAAGGGCGCGTTGTTGAAGGTGAGTTCCGCCCGGCCGAAACCCAAATCCTGGACGCTGCGGCCGGCGTGGACCAAACACCCGGCGCGGTCATCACCGTTCCCGGTGCGCCTGCCGGCACTGAATGGTGCGACGTTGAGGTGCTGCGCCGCCTGCGCAGGCGCTCCCTCGCCGCCCTGCGTTCCGAAGTGGAGCCGGTGGAACCGGCAACCTATGCCCGTTTCCTGCCGGTCTGGCAGAACGTGGGCTCCTCGCTCCGCGGGCTCGACGGCGTTGCCACCGTGATCGACCAGCTCTCCGGCGTGCCCATCCCCGCTTCCGCCTGGGAACCCCTCATTCTCGGGTCCCGGGTTCGGAACTACGCCCCTGCCATGCTGGACGAACTCACCGCAACGGGTGAGGTCCTTTGGTCCGGAACCGGTTCCCTTCCGGGAAACGATGGCTGGATTTCCCTCCATCTGGCCGAAAATGCACCCCTGACACTGAACCCGGCCCCGGATTTCGTTCCGTCGGATGTGCAGCAGCACCTGCTCGATCTGTTGTCCGGCGGCGGCGCATACTTCTTCCGGCAACTGGCCGATGGACTGGCTGCGAAGGACGCCGAGTCCTCCGACGCGAACATCGTCAGCGCCCTGTGGGATTTGGTGTGGGCGGGAAGAATCAGCAACGACACCTTCACTCCCGTCCGTTCCCTGCTAGCTGGCGGCAAAACGGCGCACAAACAGCGGGCAGCAACACCCCGCGCCCGGACCGCGCGACTGGGACGGCTGGGCCGGGCACCGGGAGCCTCCCTCACCGGAAGCTCCATGCGTCTTGCGGCCGGCGGCAACCAGCCCACCGCCCTGCGAAACGCTCCTCCCCTCGTCGCCGGGCGCTGGAGCATGCTGCCCGAGGTGGAACGGGACACCACCATCCACGCCCATGCCACGGCCGAACTGCTGCTGGACCGCTACGGGGTTGTCACCCGGGGGTCAGTGGCCAGCGAGGGAACACCGGGCGGTTTCGCCCTGCTGTACCGGGTGCTGGCCCGACTGGAGGAAATGGGCCGCTGCCGCCGCGGATACTTCATTGAACAACTCGGGGCGGCGCAGTTTGCCGTTCCCGCCACGGTGGACCGGCTGCGCTCATTCTCCGAGGATTCACAGCTGCGGAAACCGGAACCGTCAGCGGTGGCCCTGGCCGCCACCGATCCGGCGAATCCGTTTGGTGCTGCCCTGCCGTGGCCAACGCTGGACGGCGGCCACCGGCCAGGACGGAAAGCGGGTGCCCTCGTGGTGCTGGTGGACGGAAACCTCGCTCTCTACGCCGAACGCGGCGGGAAAACACTGCTGACCTTCACGGAAGATCCGGCGGTGCTCGAGCTTTCCGCCGCCGCTCTGGTGGACATCATTCGCCGCGGTGCCGCGGAAAAGATGGCCATCGAAAAAGTCAACGGGCAGGAAATCCTGGACACCGATGCTGCCCGGGCCCTCACGCACGCCGGTTTCTACACCACGCCGAAGGGATTGCGTTACCGTGTCTGA
- a CDS encoding HNH endonuclease signature motif containing protein: MGIGQAAHFAAEVEAMARSVDYLQIVCAGALDTHRVAEAFGSTGSTGSAGPAAAPFVAEGPPVAAGAETSGAGADSAPGALAEGAAAWNNTWTQVDSSAHHAAGKARAEFRTTADYMRCRLRISRAEAQRRVKLASVLLPASGCSGQPVPAALPVLAEAAAAGQISSMSALIIAEAVDQVRHRSGTETAEVMETELASVGSQHDTDFLARTARRWVLLADQDGAEPTEEELRRFQGVFSGRKKNGLNHLSIYCTAEQHETLLTLMNAAAGPRASDSDAAAAFSSGGSRETIPGFARHADGSEPDEGTSSRLDRRTRPQRLLGGLVDLAKAALAAGGVPASGGLRPQVMVTIDAASLLKDFNYGSVVKGLEAADNRAAQPKKAFAEQQQEAASPGSFAFTGPAPAATVRKLACDAEMLPVVLSGEGRILDVGRAQRLFPPHMRKALHARDGGCAFPGCSIPGPWTEAHHIRYWNHGGPTSTDNGVLLCSHHHHEVHKENWQIRIRAGVPWFVPPAYVDPERVPLRNVYFRSSVAEPPARSHAI, translated from the coding sequence ATGGGTATCGGCCAGGCAGCACACTTCGCGGCCGAAGTGGAAGCCATGGCGCGGTCTGTGGATTATCTGCAAATCGTCTGTGCCGGGGCGCTGGATACGCACCGGGTTGCCGAAGCCTTCGGCTCGACCGGCTCGACCGGCTCGGCTGGCCCGGCTGCGGCACCGTTCGTGGCAGAGGGTCCACCAGTTGCTGCAGGTGCCGAAACGAGCGGAGCCGGTGCAGACAGTGCACCCGGTGCACTTGCCGAAGGAGCTGCCGCTTGGAACAACACCTGGACCCAGGTGGATTCATCCGCTCATCATGCGGCCGGCAAAGCCCGCGCCGAGTTCCGCACCACTGCGGACTACATGCGCTGCCGGCTGAGGATCAGCCGAGCTGAAGCCCAGCGGCGTGTGAAACTGGCTTCCGTTCTGCTGCCGGCTTCCGGCTGCAGCGGGCAACCCGTTCCCGCCGCTTTGCCTGTTCTCGCCGAAGCCGCAGCGGCCGGTCAGATCTCGTCCATGTCCGCGCTCATCATTGCCGAGGCAGTGGATCAGGTGAGACACCGCAGCGGCACCGAGACCGCCGAAGTCATGGAAACTGAGCTGGCGTCCGTAGGGAGCCAGCACGACACTGACTTTCTCGCCCGAACCGCCCGCCGGTGGGTATTGCTGGCGGATCAGGACGGCGCTGAACCCACCGAGGAGGAATTGCGCCGTTTCCAGGGTGTTTTCTCCGGCCGCAAAAAGAACGGGCTGAACCATCTCAGCATCTACTGCACCGCTGAACAGCACGAGACGTTGCTGACCCTGATGAATGCTGCTGCCGGCCCCCGGGCATCAGACTCCGACGCGGCGGCGGCTTTCAGCAGCGGCGGGTCCCGGGAAACAATTCCAGGTTTTGCCCGGCACGCGGACGGCAGTGAACCCGACGAGGGAACGTCATCGCGGCTGGACAGGCGCACCCGTCCCCAGCGGCTCCTTGGCGGACTGGTGGATCTGGCCAAGGCTGCACTGGCAGCGGGCGGCGTTCCCGCCAGCGGCGGACTGCGGCCCCAGGTCATGGTCACAATCGATGCGGCGTCGCTCTTGAAGGACTTCAACTACGGGTCCGTCGTCAAAGGTTTGGAGGCAGCGGACAACCGAGCCGCACAGCCGAAGAAGGCGTTCGCGGAACAGCAGCAGGAAGCAGCGAGTCCGGGATCGTTTGCTTTCACCGGACCGGCACCGGCAGCTACCGTGCGCAAGCTCGCCTGCGACGCGGAGATGCTGCCCGTTGTGCTCTCCGGCGAGGGACGGATCCTGGATGTGGGACGGGCACAGCGCCTGTTCCCGCCACACATGCGTAAGGCCCTGCACGCCCGGGACGGAGGATGCGCCTTCCCCGGCTGCAGCATCCCCGGACCGTGGACCGAAGCTCACCACATCCGCTACTGGAACCACGGCGGGCCAACGTCAACGGACAACGGCGTCCTGCTGTGTTCACACCACCACCATGAGGTTCACAAGGAAAACTGGCAGATCAGAATACGAGCCGGCGTTCCTTGGTTTGTTCCGCCGGCGTATGTGGATCCTGAACGGGTGCCGCTGCGCAACGTGTACTTCCGTTCGTCGGTGGCAGAACCCCCTGCCCGCAGCCACGCAATCTGA
- a CDS encoding DUF4232 domain-containing protein: MNNRSRKLLSARNPLSARRNWPLTAAVLGTVLVVTGCGSGGAGTASSASPSSSAASATPGVSPSTGASTDATGAASPGSSAPAATPTDSTGAGATSAPEACAAADLAGEVEENIGGGAAGSVYRTLVLTNVSSEPCTSAAGFPGVSYVDDTSNDQIGAAAVRSGEDAAAGGSFVLEPGQSVVAELKETRAENYGQECEPHQATKLLVYPPEDLEFLEIPHEILACENPNVELLSIGALQKR, encoded by the coding sequence ATGAATAACCGGTCGCGGAAGTTGTTGTCAGCAAGGAACCCTCTCTCAGCACGCAGAAACTGGCCGCTGACCGCAGCCGTCCTTGGCACGGTGCTTGTCGTAACCGGTTGTGGGTCCGGGGGCGCGGGAACCGCGTCGTCCGCGTCGCCGTCGTCGTCCGCGGCCTCGGCGACTCCCGGAGTATCGCCGAGCACCGGGGCCTCCACAGATGCAACCGGAGCCGCATCCCCTGGTTCCAGTGCTCCGGCAGCCACCCCCACCGATTCCACCGGAGCCGGGGCGACAAGCGCCCCCGAGGCGTGCGCTGCTGCGGACCTCGCGGGAGAGGTCGAGGAGAACATCGGCGGCGGTGCCGCGGGCAGCGTCTACCGCACACTGGTCCTGACGAATGTCTCATCCGAGCCCTGCACGTCAGCAGCAGGCTTCCCCGGAGTCTCCTATGTTGACGACACCTCAAACGATCAAATTGGAGCGGCCGCCGTGCGCTCAGGCGAAGACGCCGCCGCGGGCGGGTCTTTTGTTCTGGAACCCGGGCAGTCGGTTGTCGCTGAATTGAAGGAAACCCGGGCCGAAAACTACGGTCAGGAATGCGAACCCCATCAGGCAACGAAGCTGCTCGTCTACCCTCCGGAAGACCTTGAATTCCTCGAAATTCCGCATGAGATTCTTGCCTGTGAAAACCCCAACGTAGAGCTGCTGAGCATCGGAGCCCTGCAGAAGCGGTAA
- a CDS encoding 23S rRNA (pseudouridine(1915)-N(3))-methyltransferase RlmH, whose translation MALRVLMVGRKHEDWVVDGIRRYEKRLKKPFDLTWVSIPHSAREGDAARKEESERLLAKLGSDYVILLDERGKAITSPALAKTLQKPLDNSRNVTLIIGGAYGVDQSVHDRADFIWSLSPLVFPHQLVRLILAEQVYRAQEIAGGRPYHHE comes from the coding sequence ATGGCATTGCGCGTATTGATGGTTGGCCGAAAGCACGAAGACTGGGTGGTGGACGGGATCCGCCGCTATGAAAAGAGACTGAAAAAGCCTTTTGATCTGACCTGGGTTTCCATTCCGCATTCCGCACGGGAAGGAGATGCCGCCCGTAAGGAGGAATCTGAGCGGCTGCTGGCCAAGCTGGGCAGCGACTATGTCATTTTGCTGGATGAACGAGGCAAGGCAATCACCTCTCCCGCGCTCGCCAAGACCCTGCAAAAGCCCTTGGACAATTCCCGCAATGTCACGCTGATTATCGGCGGCGCCTACGGAGTGGACCAGAGCGTGCACGACCGCGCTGATTTCATCTGGTCGCTGTCTCCTCTGGTCTTTCCCCACCAGCTGGTCCGCCTGATCCTGGCGGAACAGGTGTACCGTGCCCAGGAGATCGCCGGCGGGCGCCCCTACCACCACGAATAG
- a CDS encoding patatin-like phospholipase family protein: MTTTSETRAIVLGGGGVAGIAWQIGVLATLLEHGIELNDADLVVGTSAGSVVGASLRFGVLREALVAQLQQNEPEENAAGQGELPHFSVEEFMNMMGTAARGSGGEQEARARIGKTALAAGEGLSETRWVDTIRSLLPAPSWPSGLLQVTAVNADDGAFRVFDASSGAELAQAVAASCSVPGAWPPVRIGGVPYMDGGMRSASNADLAAGYDKVLVLSCAPEAPDSPFGPTLPQALKRLSGSADTFLLEADAVSLSAFGTNLLLSSTRRPSALAGQEQGAGVVDAVKVFWGV; the protein is encoded by the coding sequence ATGACAACCACGAGCGAAACACGGGCAATAGTTCTGGGCGGCGGGGGAGTGGCCGGCATCGCCTGGCAGATCGGCGTCCTGGCCACCCTGCTGGAGCACGGCATCGAATTGAACGACGCCGACCTGGTGGTGGGAACGTCCGCCGGCTCCGTCGTCGGCGCGTCCCTGCGGTTTGGCGTGCTGCGCGAGGCACTTGTGGCCCAGCTGCAGCAAAACGAACCGGAAGAAAACGCGGCAGGGCAGGGTGAATTGCCCCATTTCAGCGTTGAAGAGTTCATGAACATGATGGGGACGGCCGCCCGCGGATCCGGCGGGGAGCAGGAAGCCCGTGCCCGGATCGGCAAAACGGCGCTCGCCGCCGGCGAGGGACTTTCCGAAACCCGGTGGGTGGACACCATTCGATCCCTGCTTCCGGCTCCCTCATGGCCGTCCGGTCTGTTGCAAGTGACAGCGGTCAATGCGGACGACGGCGCGTTTCGGGTTTTCGATGCCTCCTCCGGGGCCGAGCTCGCCCAGGCTGTCGCGGCAAGCTGCAGTGTGCCCGGTGCCTGGCCGCCGGTGCGGATTGGCGGCGTCCCCTATATGGATGGCGGAATGCGCTCCGCCTCGAATGCGGACCTTGCCGCCGGATACGACAAGGTGCTGGTCCTTTCCTGCGCACCGGAGGCTCCGGACAGCCCCTTCGGCCCCACTCTGCCTCAAGCGTTGAAGCGCCTGTCGGGTTCTGCTGACACATTTTTGCTTGAGGCTGATGCGGTCAGCCTGTCAGCTTTTGGAACCAATCTGCTGCTCTCGTCCACCCGCCGCCCGTCAGCATTGGCCGGGCAGGAACAGGGCGCCGGAGTGGTGGACGCCGTGAAGGTTTTCTGGGGCGTCTGA